A stretch of Thermoanaerobaculia bacterium DNA encodes these proteins:
- a CDS encoding 4a-hydroxytetrahydrobiopterin dehydratase gives MNLREKRCVPCEGGTEPLSKSETRRLLKELDGWKEKDRKLRKTVTLPDFRAAMAFLGRVADLAEAEGHHPDFCVHYNRVDFTVWTHAIGGLSENDFILASKIDALAGGAGGGAKGSSTADAPG, from the coding sequence ATGAACCTGAGGGAGAAGAGATGCGTGCCCTGCGAAGGGGGAACCGAGCCCCTCTCGAAATCGGAGACCCGGCGGCTCCTCAAGGAGCTCGACGGCTGGAAGGAAAAGGACCGGAAGCTCCGGAAGACGGTGACCCTCCCCGATTTTCGCGCCGCCATGGCGTTCCTGGGGCGGGTGGCCGACCTTGCCGAGGCGGAGGGGCACCATCCCGATTTCTGCGTCCACTACAACCGCGTCGACTTCACCGTCTGGACCCACGCGATCGGCGGCCTCTCCGAAAACGACTTCATCCTCGCGTCCAAGATCGACGCGCTCGCCGGCGGGGCCGGCGGCGGCGC
- a CDS encoding M28 family peptidase gives MLRRLLLLLVLGGAAASGGAAIDPGEIRASIHLLTSPAFEGRGTGTAGGDRAARYIAAEFRSAGLRPLGTSRANDPDAPLDGTGYFQPFVATVGGDLGPANSLSARWARRRTEYRLDDTFVPSTLSGSGSARGPVVFAGYGVVSRAAARDDYGSRDVSGRIVLLLAGSPAAEPDSPLALFAGIFHKVLFARDKGAAAVVVAAPDDSDPARWNTNRGFSDEGLPVLLVTRHVADEWLGAAGWSVDAVRRELATRAWPLDLPVTAELSTDIRPRRRPTANVAGLLEGSDPSRSAETVVVGAHFDHLGLGGPNSLAADRRPAIHPGADDNASGTAGLIALAHAFAAGPRPRRSVLFVAFSGEELGLLGSGRYVRHPLVPLERTVAMVNMDMIGRLRDDRLAVIGTGSSPEWPELLSDLNRQARFRLVFASDPYGGSDQQSFYLAEVPVLFFFTGKHPEYHTPADREETIDDSGEARVLELVRRCVGRIADEPARPAFRDLDPSAAHGSRAAFGIVPDYASEVSPGVAVARTSAGSAAQRAGVRTGDVIVAFGGHAIRTLHDLRIVLSELAPGEAIPVRVRRGGSEIALSATLPAPPPAAPAAVAAPRGGER, from the coding sequence GTGTTACGGCGGCTCCTCCTCCTGCTCGTCCTCGGGGGCGCGGCGGCTTCCGGCGGCGCGGCGATCGACCCGGGCGAGATCCGCGCCTCGATCCACCTCCTCACGTCCCCGGCGTTCGAAGGGAGAGGGACGGGAACCGCGGGGGGAGATCGGGCGGCCCGCTACATCGCGGCGGAGTTCCGCTCCGCGGGGCTGCGGCCGCTCGGCACGTCACGGGCGAACGATCCCGACGCGCCGCTCGACGGCACCGGCTATTTTCAGCCGTTCGTCGCGACCGTCGGCGGCGATCTCGGCCCCGCCAATTCCCTCTCGGCCCGGTGGGCCCGCCGCCGGACCGAGTACCGGCTCGACGACACCTTCGTTCCTTCGACGCTCTCGGGAAGCGGCTCCGCCCGGGGGCCCGTCGTGTTCGCGGGCTACGGCGTCGTCTCCCGTGCCGCCGCCCGCGACGACTACGGGAGCCGCGACGTCTCCGGGCGGATCGTTCTCCTTCTCGCCGGCTCGCCGGCGGCGGAGCCCGATTCGCCGCTGGCGCTCTTCGCGGGCATCTTTCACAAGGTCCTCTTCGCGCGCGACAAGGGGGCGGCGGCCGTCGTCGTCGCGGCCCCCGACGACTCCGATCCCGCGCGGTGGAACACGAACCGCGGCTTCAGCGACGAGGGGCTTCCGGTCCTGCTCGTGACGCGCCACGTGGCCGACGAGTGGCTCGGCGCGGCCGGCTGGAGCGTCGATGCCGTACGGCGGGAGCTCGCGACGCGCGCCTGGCCGCTCGATCTCCCCGTCACGGCGGAGCTCTCCACGGACATTCGCCCGCGCCGCCGGCCGACCGCCAACGTCGCGGGTCTGCTCGAAGGGTCGGACCCGTCACGGTCTGCCGAGACGGTCGTCGTGGGTGCTCACTTCGACCACCTCGGCCTCGGCGGGCCGAACTCCCTCGCGGCGGACCGCCGCCCCGCGATCCACCCGGGCGCCGACGACAACGCGTCGGGAACGGCCGGATTGATCGCGCTCGCGCACGCCTTCGCGGCGGGTCCGCGCCCCCGCCGCAGCGTGCTCTTCGTCGCGTTCTCGGGAGAGGAGCTCGGCCTGCTCGGATCGGGACGCTACGTCCGGCACCCGCTCGTGCCGCTCGAGCGGACGGTCGCGATGGTGAACATGGACATGATCGGCCGTCTCCGCGACGACCGGCTGGCGGTGATCGGAACCGGGAGCTCGCCCGAGTGGCCGGAGCTCCTCTCCGACCTGAACCGCCAGGCCCGGTTCCGGCTCGTGTTCGCGAGCGACCCGTACGGCGGAAGCGACCAGCAGTCGTTCTATCTCGCCGAGGTCCCGGTCCTCTTCTTTTTCACCGGGAAGCATCCGGAGTACCACACCCCCGCGGACCGCGAGGAGACGATCGACGATTCCGGGGAGGCGCGCGTCCTCGAGCTCGTGCGGCGCTGCGTCGGGCGGATCGCCGACGAACCGGCGCGTCCCGCCTTTCGCGATCTCGATCCGTCGGCGGCCCACGGCTCGCGGGCGGCGTTCGGGATCGTCCCGGATTACGCTTCGGAGGTGAGCCCGGGCGTCGCCGTCGCCCGGACCAGCGCGGGAAGCGCGGCGCAGAGGGCCGGCGTCCGGACCGGCGACGTCATCGTGGCGTTCGGCGGCCATGCGATCCGGACGCTCCACGATCTCCGGATCGTGCTCTCGGAGCTCGCCCCGGGGGAGGCGATTCCGGTTCGCGTCCGCCGGGGAGGATCGGAGATCGCGTTGTCCGCGACGTTGCCCGCGCCGCCGCCGGCAGCCCCGGCCGCCGTCGCCGCGCCGCGAGGAGGAGAACGATGA